Within Sporosarcina sp. PTS2304, the genomic segment CTACATACATGATGTCCTCCATATTCACTAGCACATTGTAAGCTGTCACGATAAAACTTATACGTTTCGTAATTTCTTGCTGAATAACTGCAACAATTACAGGTTTGCCATTACACACTACTACTTCAATGACATATTGAGTTCCTTCTACATACTCTTCCACGATGCTTGACTGATTTGGAAATCGGCTGGATAATTTCTTTTTCGCCAACTCAAAGTCTTGATCATTTTCAATACAATACACATTCTTGGAACCTGTAGATAGAGGGTTTTTTATAATTACTGGAAACTTCAATGTAGTTTGTTCTGTCAACTTTCCAATAAATTCATTGGAAATAATTGTGAAATCGCAATTCGTTGGATCATCTAATAATGCCGTTCGCGTGCCTATTTTGTCTTCCATTCGTTGCATGGCTCGCCAAGATATACGTGTTCGGCAAAACTCGTTTGATAATGAAGCTGCAAGTGAAACATAAGGTTCTACAAAACTGACAAGTAAGCGAATTGCATATATGTCTGACCATTCGATTATTTTTCTCTTAATCATCTCCCTTTCCATTGATTCCATATGTACCACATGATCAATGGAGTAGAATTCATTGCTTTTGCGCTGTTTCCGATCTGTCATAAGGATAGTTTTATAGCCTAATCGCCTAGTTGCTGAAATGGCATCTTGACTGGATCCTGACGTAGATGCACCGAGAAATACTATCGCCTCCAACACACTTCCCCTTCTCAAATTATAATTCTCTCTATGTATTTGTATGTATCCATGCTACAAGTGACATAGGCAATTGATGTTTTCAAGATAGTACTCTTAGCCATGGCATCTAACTAGGTTCTTTATCAACTCCTTCATACGATACAAAGAGTCTCTGATTATGAAGGAGTGGATTTCTTGAAAACTATCATCTTTATCGGGACAAATAAATCTGGTTCCAGTAGAGAAGCTGTCCAGGCTGCCGTGCGTCTTGGATACTTTACCGTTTTATTTACCCAAAATGAAAAACAGATCCGTCAGCGGAGAGAGTACACAGATATCCACGAAATGACATTTGTCGATATCACTTCTCTGTCTGCTATGAAAAAAGAAGTGGCCAAATTACAGGCGAGAGGAAATGAAGTGATAACAATCGTCAGCTTTATCGATTCCTATGTAGCGACAGCAAGTAAACTTTGTGAAGAATTTTGTCCGAACGGAACTTCTGCCATGGCCGCAGAAATTATGGAAAGTAAATCATTGACTAGGGAACGGCTTGCAGATCAACCGTATACTCCAGCCCATTTCACGCTGTCACCTGGAGAAAGTCCTGAACTACCTGCATTAAACCATTTATCTTCTTATCCTCTAATCGTAAAAATCTCTTCATCGACCGGCTCAAAGAACGTCTTAAAAGTATATAATCAAAAGGAAATGTACCGGGCAGTTGACATGTTTCAGAGAAAAACACCTGAAGAAGCGATTATTATAGAAGAATTT encodes:
- a CDS encoding ATP-grasp domain-containing protein, producing the protein MEAIVFLGASTSGSSQDAISATRRLGYKTILMTDRKQRKSNEFYSIDHVVHMESMEREMIKRKIIEWSDIYAIRLLVSFVEPYVSLAASLSNEFCRTRISWRAMQRMEDKIGTRTALLDDPTNCDFTIISNEFIGKLTEQTTLKFPVIIKNPLSTGSKNVYCIENDQDFELAKKKLSSRFPNQSSIVEEYVEGTQYVIEVVVCNGKPVIVAVIQQEITKRISFIVTAYNVLVNMEDIMYVELTETIQSIMKKIGLHHGACHVEMRYTDKGWRLIEINPRISGGAMNRMIEESTGINLVEETIKLYLGETPNFIRTENRPVYTSYITFTTYGYLLKVKGVKQAESSPGVVNVHIKPAIGEIVMPAISMGYRYGYVMAVGKTETEAKSRAEQAIRLIKYYIEPI